The region AACATTATGCAACAAAATACACCCTATACGCCTACTAACAAGGTGCGTATAGTTACTGCTGCGGCTTTATTTGACGGTCACGATGCAGCGATTAATATTATGCGTCGTATTATTCAAGCGACCGGATGTGAGGTTATTCACTTAGGACATGATAAAAGTGTAGAAGAAGTAGTGAATACAGCTATTCAAGAAGATGCAAATGCTATCGCTATGACTTCGTACCAAGGAGGACATAACGAATATTTTAAATATATGTACGACCTTCTACAGGAGAAAGGTGCAGGACATATCCGCATTGTAGGAGGTGGAGGAGGAGTAATCCTTCCCAGTGAAATAAAAGAACTAATGGACTACGGTATCACGCGTCTATATTCTCCAGATGACGGACGTGCAATGGGATTACAAGGGATGATTAACGATATGGTACAGCGTGCGGACTTCCCCACGATGGATCTACAACTTCCCGAGGGAAAAGATGTATATCAATCTCTTGCAGATAAAGACATCACCACGATAGCTCGTTTAATCTCTTTAGCGGAGAACAGAGAAGAGGATTTCCTTAAAGTATTCCAATTCGATCCAGAGAAACACAGCAGCACACCAGTATTGGGAATCACAGGTACAGGTGGTGCGGGTAAATCATCTATGGTAGATGAGCTGGTGCGTCGCTTCCTTATTGACTTCCCTGAGAAAACAGTAGCTCTAGTTTCGGTCGATCCTTCTAAGCGTAAGACCGGGGGAGCATTGTTAGGAGATCGTATCCGTATGAATTCGATTAACAATCCTCGTGTATTTATGCGCTCGTTAGCTACTCGTCAGTCTAACTTAGCGTTATCTCGTTATGTTGAAGAAACACTTCAAGTACTTCAGGCAGCTAATTACGACCTAATTATTCTTGAAACTTCGGGAATTGGGCAGTCAGATACAGAGATTTTAGACCATTCTGATGCTTCATTATACATTATGACACCTGAGTTTGGTGCGGCGACACAGTTAGAGAAGATCGATATGCTTGACTTTGCTGATATTGTGGCAATCAATAAGTTTGACAAGCGCGGGGCATTAGATGCAATCAGAGATGTAAAGAAACAATACCAACGCAACCACAACTTATGGGATGCTAACCCTGATACGATGCCAGTATTTGGTACAATCGCTTCTCAGTTTAACGATCCAGGAACCAATGCTTTATACAAAGCGATTATGGATAAGGTAGTTGAAAAAACAGGGGCTAACCTAACCTCTAATATAGAGATTACAAAAGAAATGAGCGAGAAGGTGTATGTTATTCCACCTAGTCGTACACGTTACTTATCTGAGATTGCTGAGAACAACCGCAAATATGACGATACTGTACTTTCTCAAAAAGAGGTAGCACAGAAATTATACGGGATATTCAAAACAACACAGAGTGTATCGGGCAAATCAGCTGAGATTGATAAATCAGGAATTGTAGAACAGAGTGTTGCTTGTAAAGACGCCGATACACAATTATTTATAGGCCTATTGTTAAAGGAATTTGACAAGGTGAAGATGAACTTAGATCCATACAATTGGGAAGTTATCTTGATGTGGGATCAGAAAGTAAACAAGTACAAGAATCCTGTTTACTCTTTTAAAGTTCGAGATAAAGAGATCAAGATTGCTACCCACTCAGAGAGTTTATCGCACTTACAGATACCCAAGATTGCCTTGCCTAAATATGAAGCTTGGGGTGATATCTTGCGCTGGTCATTACAGGAGAATGTACCAGGTGAGTTTCCTTTCACTTCTGGGCTTTATCCGTTTAAACGCGAGGGAGAAGATCCTACGCGTATGTTTGCCGGAGAAGGGGGGCCGGAGCGTACAAACAGACGTTTTCACTATGTGTCTTTAGGGATGCCAGCCAAGCGTTTATCTACTGCTTTTGACTCGGTGACGTTATATGGTAACGATCCAGGACATCGTCCTGATATCTATGGTAAGATTGGTAATGCGGGAGTTTCTATCTGTTGCTTAGACGATGCCAAGAAGCTGTATTCAGGGTTTAACCTTGCGCACGCCTTGACCTCTGTATCCATGACAATCAACGGGCCAGCACCGATGTTACTTGGTTTTTTTATGAATGCAGCTATTGATCAGCAATGTGAGATCTACATCAAAGAGAATGACTTAGAAACAGAAGTTGAAGCAAAGATTGAAGCAATCTACAAAGTAAAAGGAGTAGAAAGACCTCGTTATAATGGTGCTTTACCAGAGGGTAACGATGGCTTAGGACTTATGCTTTTAGGAGTAACAGCAGACCAGGTGTTGCCTGAGGATGTTTACCAAAAGATAAAAACAGAGACTTTATCACAAGTGCGTGGTACAGTACAAGCAGATATTTTAAAAGAAGACCAAGCTCAAAATACGTGTATCTTCTCTACCGAGTTTGCACTTCGTTTAATGGGTGACGTACAAGAATACTTTATTGAGAAAAACGTGCGTAACTTCTACTCTGTGTCTATCTCAGGATACCACATTGCCGAGGCAGGAGCGAACCCAATTACACAGTTGGCATTTACATTGGCTAATGGATTTACGTATGTGGAGTATTACCTAAGTAGAGGGATGGATATTAACGCTTTCGGGCCTAACTTATCTTTCTTCTTCTCCAATGGTATTGACCCTGAGTATGCAGTAATCGGACGTGTTGCTCGTCGTATTTGGGCCAAAGCATTAAAGAATAAGTATGGTGCTAATGAGCGTGCACAGATGTTGAAATACCATATTCAGACATCAGGCCGTTCACTTCACGCACAGGAGATTGACTTTAATGATATCCGTACTACGCTTCAAGCGCTTTATGCTATCTATGACAACTGTAACTCTCTTCATACCAATGCGTATGATGAGGCTATTACTACACCTACGGAAGAATCTGTACGTAGAGCAATGGCAATTCAGTTAATCATCAATAAAGAGCTAGGACTAGCTAAAAATGAAAATCCAATCCAAGGTTCGTTTATCATAGAGGAACTAACGGATTTAGTAGAAGCAGCTGTATTAGCAGAGTTTGACAGAATCACGGAAAGAGGTGGAGTATTAGGTGCAATGGAAACAATGTACCAACGCTCTAAAATCCAAGAGGAGTCACTGTATTACGAAACGCTAAAACACAACGGTGAGTTCCCTATCATTGGGGTAAATACTTTCTTGAGCTCTAAAGGTTCGCCTACAGTAGTTCCAGCAGAGGTAATCCGCGCTACGGAAGAAGAAAAGTTATTCCAAATCAAAACAAAGGAAAACTTAAACCAAGCCAATCAAGCATTAGTAACCGCAGAATTAGCACGTATTCAAGAGATTGCTGTCCAAAACGGCAATATCTTCGAAGCGCTAATGGATGCCTCTAAAATATGTTCGTTAGGTCAGATCACTTCGGCGTTGTTTGAAGTAGGAGGACAGTACAGACGCAATATGTAAGATATAATAATCGCTTATTTATATAAAGCCTGTGGACTATGTGTTCACAGGTTTTTTTTTGTCCCAAAAATAAATAATTACTATTTGGAAGCTTTAAAACTCACCTTTACAAAGTAAGTATAAACTAAGAGTAAACTTGTGCATTTTAGCTAGATTTTGATAGGCGAGTTCTTGTTAGAAACGCTTGTGTTTTATCAACCAGAAAGCTGCGGGGTTTATACTTTTAAAACATCTTATTTAGCAAATAAGTATTAAATAAAAACAAAGCCTTTTTAAGACAAATATTGCCTTGAAATACACCCAGTTTTAAGCAGATCGTTTTCCAAAGACATTTATCCCAGGAATAAGGCAGGGTGCCTTTTACCTTAATTTATAAATGTCATTTTTATGAAAACAAAAACAATCAAACAAAGGCTATTCTTACTACTTGTTGTATTAAGTAGTTTACCACTTTTAGCCCAAGGCAATGGAGTAGCAGGTATCACTGAAGCTACTCAAATGGTTACTTCTTATTTTGATCCAGCCACAAAACTTATCTACGCTATTGGAGCGGTGGTGGGACTTATAGGAGGAGTAAAGGTTTACAACAAATTCTCAAGCGGTGATCCCGATACAAGCAAGACAGCGGCAAGCTGGTTTGGGGCTTGTATCTTCTTAATTGTAGCAGCTACAATCCTTCGTTCATTTTTCCTTTAAAAAATGTAGTATGAAAAAATATAGCATCAATAAAGGAATTGGAGCCAGCGTTGAGTTTAAAGGACTCAAGGCGCAGTACCTATTTTATTTTGCAGGCGGACTCTTGGCTAACCTTATTGTTATAATGGTTATGTACATGGCAGGGGTAAACAATCTTATTTGTTTGAGCTTGGGTATTGGATTATCAGGCTATCTGATCTACAAAGTATTTTCAATGAACAAGAAATACGGTCAGTATGGGCTTATGAAACTTCAAGCCAGAAAGTACTTTCCAAGATACATCATCTCTAGGAGAGATATCAAGGGGTATTTCAATCAGACTAATTTAAAATTTAGAGACTATGAGAAATACAGCTAAAGCAAATACTCTTGAGAGAATGTTTCCCATCTTATCTGTGGAGAACAACTGTATTGTTTCCAAACAAGGAGATATCACGGTTTGTTATAAAGTCATCTTACCTGAGATATTTACTATTTCAGATAAAGAGTATGAGATTATGCACTCGGTTTGGTTTAAGGCGGTAAAGACACTACCTGAGTTTACGGTGGTGCACAAACAAGATTGGTTTATAAAGGAAAATTATGAGGCAGATTTTAAAGATGGCGAGCAAAGCTATTTAAGCAGAAGCTTTGAAAGACATTTTAACGAGCGTCCTTTTTTAAACCACAGTTGTTATTTGTTTGTGACAAAGACAACCAAGGAGCGTATCAAAAGTCAAAGTAATTTCTCTTCACTAACAAGAGGTGAGCTTATCCCTAAACAAATTAGGGATAAGGGCACCATCGCAAACTTCATTGAAGCAACAGCTCAAATGCAAAAGATTGTAAATGACAGTGGGCTTATCCATTTAAGTAAACTCTCAGAAGAAGAAATTATTGGAACGGAAAATGAGAGTGGTTTATTAGAACAGTATCTAACCCTTAGTAAAACCAGCAGAGGAAGCCTTCAGGATATCGCCATAAGCGCAGAAACGGTAAGGGTAGGGGATAACAGGCTATCTGTGCATACGCTCTCTGATGTGAATGATCTTCCAACAGAAGTTACCAAGGCGAGTAAATACGATAAGCTATCAACTGATAAAAGCAGTTGTACGCTTTCTTTTGCAAGTCCACTTGGTCTTTTACTAAACTGCAATCACATCTATAATCAGTATTTGTTTTTAGAGGATAGCGATTACAATTTAAAGCAGTTTGAAAAATCAGCCAAAAATATGCACTCACTAGCTAGATACAGCCGGGCCAATCAGATTAATAAGCAGTGGATAGAGGAGTATTTAAATATCGCTCATAGTCAAGGGTTAACCTCGATAAGAGCTCACTTTAATGTAATGGCCTGGTCAGATAACGCTAGCGAGCTTAAACAGCTTAAAAACGACTGTGGTAGCGCACTAGCGTCTATGGAGTGTAAGCCAAGACACAATACAGTGGACGCTCCAACACTTTACTGGGCAGGTATGCCAGGAAATAGTGGAGATTTTCCAAGTGAAGAGAGCTTTTATACGTTCATTGAGCCAGCCCTTTGTTTTTTTTCGGGAGAGACTAATTATCAAGACTCTTTATTGCCTTTTGGAATTAAGATGGCAGACAGATTAACAGGAAAGCCTATTTATTTAGATATCTCGGATCTTCCGATGAAAAAAGGAATAATCACAAACCGCAACAAGTTTATCTTGGGACCCTCGGGTAGTGGTAAGAGCTTTTTTACCAATCACATGGTAAGACAATACTATGAGCAAAACGCGCATGTACTCTTAGTTGATACAGGTAACTCCTATCAAGGACTATGTGAATTAATACACGCAAAGACTAAAGCAGCAGATGGAGTTTATTTTACCTATACTGAGGAAAATCCGATAGCCTTTAACCCTTTTTACACGGATGATGGAGTGTTTGATATTGAAAAAAGAGAGAGTATTAAAACGCTCATCTTAACTCTTTGGAAGCGTGATGATCAGCCGCCCTCTAGATCGGAAGAAGTAGCGCTTTCAAACGCCGTTAACGGATATATTATAAAGCTTCAAAAAAGCAGTGTAAAGCCAAGCTTCAACAGTTTCTATGAGTACA is a window of Myroides oncorhynchi DNA encoding:
- a CDS encoding methylmalonyl-CoA mutase family protein, which codes for MQQNTPYTPTNKVRIVTAAALFDGHDAAINIMRRIIQATGCEVIHLGHDKSVEEVVNTAIQEDANAIAMTSYQGGHNEYFKYMYDLLQEKGAGHIRIVGGGGGVILPSEIKELMDYGITRLYSPDDGRAMGLQGMINDMVQRADFPTMDLQLPEGKDVYQSLADKDITTIARLISLAENREEDFLKVFQFDPEKHSSTPVLGITGTGGAGKSSMVDELVRRFLIDFPEKTVALVSVDPSKRKTGGALLGDRIRMNSINNPRVFMRSLATRQSNLALSRYVEETLQVLQAANYDLIILETSGIGQSDTEILDHSDASLYIMTPEFGAATQLEKIDMLDFADIVAINKFDKRGALDAIRDVKKQYQRNHNLWDANPDTMPVFGTIASQFNDPGTNALYKAIMDKVVEKTGANLTSNIEITKEMSEKVYVIPPSRTRYLSEIAENNRKYDDTVLSQKEVAQKLYGIFKTTQSVSGKSAEIDKSGIVEQSVACKDADTQLFIGLLLKEFDKVKMNLDPYNWEVILMWDQKVNKYKNPVYSFKVRDKEIKIATHSESLSHLQIPKIALPKYEAWGDILRWSLQENVPGEFPFTSGLYPFKREGEDPTRMFAGEGGPERTNRRFHYVSLGMPAKRLSTAFDSVTLYGNDPGHRPDIYGKIGNAGVSICCLDDAKKLYSGFNLAHALTSVSMTINGPAPMLLGFFMNAAIDQQCEIYIKENDLETEVEAKIEAIYKVKGVERPRYNGALPEGNDGLGLMLLGVTADQVLPEDVYQKIKTETLSQVRGTVQADILKEDQAQNTCIFSTEFALRLMGDVQEYFIEKNVRNFYSVSISGYHIAEAGANPITQLAFTLANGFTYVEYYLSRGMDINAFGPNLSFFFSNGIDPEYAVIGRVARRIWAKALKNKYGANERAQMLKYHIQTSGRSLHAQEIDFNDIRTTLQALYAIYDNCNSLHTNAYDEAITTPTEESVRRAMAIQLIINKELGLAKNENPIQGSFIIEELTDLVEAAVLAEFDRITERGGVLGAMETMYQRSKIQEESLYYETLKHNGEFPIIGVNTFLSSKGSPTVVPAEVIRATEEEKLFQIKTKENLNQANQALVTAELARIQEIAVQNGNIFEALMDASKICSLGQITSALFEVGGQYRRNM
- a CDS encoding DUF4134 domain-containing protein encodes the protein MKTKTIKQRLFLLLVVLSSLPLLAQGNGVAGITEATQMVTSYFDPATKLIYAIGAVVGLIGGVKVYNKFSSGDPDTSKTAASWFGACIFLIVAATILRSFFL
- a CDS encoding DUF4133 domain-containing protein translates to MKKYSINKGIGASVEFKGLKAQYLFYFAGGLLANLIVIMVMYMAGVNNLICLSLGIGLSGYLIYKVFSMNKKYGQYGLMKLQARKYFPRYIISRRDIKGYFNQTNLKFRDYEKYS
- a CDS encoding TraG family conjugative transposon ATPase, with the protein product MRNTAKANTLERMFPILSVENNCIVSKQGDITVCYKVILPEIFTISDKEYEIMHSVWFKAVKTLPEFTVVHKQDWFIKENYEADFKDGEQSYLSRSFERHFNERPFLNHSCYLFVTKTTKERIKSQSNFSSLTRGELIPKQIRDKGTIANFIEATAQMQKIVNDSGLIHLSKLSEEEIIGTENESGLLEQYLTLSKTSRGSLQDIAISAETVRVGDNRLSVHTLSDVNDLPTEVTKASKYDKLSTDKSSCTLSFASPLGLLLNCNHIYNQYLFLEDSDYNLKQFEKSAKNMHSLARYSRANQINKQWIEEYLNIAHSQGLTSIRAHFNVMAWSDNASELKQLKNDCGSALASMECKPRHNTVDAPTLYWAGMPGNSGDFPSEESFYTFIEPALCFFSGETNYQDSLLPFGIKMADRLTGKPIYLDISDLPMKKGIITNRNKFILGPSGSGKSFFTNHMVRQYYEQNAHVLLVDTGNSYQGLCELIHAKTKAADGVYFTYTEENPIAFNPFYTDDGVFDIEKRESIKTLILTLWKRDDQPPSRSEEVALSNAVNGYIIKLQKSSVKPSFNSFYEYIKTDYKKELIKKEVREKDFDLANFLNVLEPYYKGGEYDYLLNSESELDLLNKRFIVFEIDSIKDHKILFPIVTIIIMEVFINKMRRLKGQRKLILIEEAWKAIAKEGMADYLRYLFKTVRKFFGEAIVVTQEVDDIIQSPIVKESIINNSDCKILLDQRKYMNKFDDIQAMLGLTDKEKAQILSINLDNNPNRLYKEVWIGLGGTHSGVYATEVSYSEYLAYTTEETEKLQVMNLAKELDGNVELAIKRLVQEKQERENKEL